Proteins found in one Rhodovulum sp. MB263 genomic segment:
- the mraY gene encoding phospho-N-acetylmuramoyl-pentapeptide-transferase, with product MLYWLADLSDGGGVFNLFRYITFRAGGAFFTALIFGFLFGRPLINLLRKRQRNGQPIRADGPEGHIVSKAGTPTMGGVLILGGLIVSTLLWGRLDNPYIWMLLFVTLSFGAIGFADDYAKVSKNNTKGVPGFVRFGLGLLIAAIAGYWASWAHPDDLSHNLALPVFKDTLLHLGMFFIPFAMLVIVGSANAVNLTDGLDGLAIMPVMIAAGTLGVIAYAVGRVDFTDYLEVHYVPGTAEILIFCAGLIGAGLGFLWYNAPPAAVFMGDTGSLALGGALGAIAVATKHEIVLAIVGGLFVVEALSVIIQVAYFKATRKRVFLMAPIHHHFEKKGWAEPQIVIRFWIISLILALIGLATLKVR from the coding sequence ATGCTTTACTGGCTTGCCGACCTGTCCGATGGCGGTGGCGTCTTCAACCTGTTCCGCTACATCACCTTCCGGGCGGGCGGCGCGTTCTTCACCGCGCTGATCTTCGGCTTCCTGTTCGGGCGGCCGCTGATCAACCTCTTGCGCAAGCGGCAGAGGAACGGCCAGCCGATCCGCGCGGACGGCCCCGAGGGCCATATCGTCTCGAAGGCGGGCACCCCCACCATGGGCGGGGTGCTGATCCTGGGCGGGCTGATCGTCTCGACCCTGCTCTGGGGCCGGCTCGACAACCCCTATATCTGGATGCTGCTGTTCGTGACCCTGTCCTTCGGCGCCATCGGCTTTGCCGACGACTATGCCAAGGTCTCGAAGAACAACACCAAGGGCGTGCCCGGTTTCGTCCGCTTCGGGCTGGGCCTGCTGATCGCGGCCATTGCCGGATACTGGGCGTCCTGGGCGCATCCCGATGATCTGAGCCACAATCTGGCGCTGCCGGTCTTCAAGGACACGCTGCTCCATCTGGGGATGTTCTTCATCCCCTTCGCGATGCTGGTGATCGTGGGCTCGGCCAATGCCGTCAACCTGACCGACGGGCTCGACGGGCTGGCGATCATGCCGGTGATGATCGCGGCGGGCACGCTGGGCGTCATCGCCTATGCGGTCGGCCGAGTCGACTTCACCGATTATCTAGAGGTCCATTACGTCCCCGGAACCGCCGAGATCCTGATTTTCTGCGCAGGGTTGATCGGCGCGGGGCTTGGCTTCCTGTGGTATAACGCCCCACCCGCCGCCGTCTTCATGGGCGATACCGGGTCTCTGGCGCTGGGCGGCGCGCTGGGCGCGATCGCCGTCGCGACCAAGCACGAGATCGTTTTGGCCATAGTAGGTGGGCTTTTCGTGGTCGAGGCGCTGTCGGTGATCATCCAGGTCGCCTATTTCAAGGCCACCCGCAAGCGGGTCTTCCTGATGGCCCCGATCCATCACCACTTCGAGAAGAAGGGCTGGGCCGAGCCCCAGATCGTGATACGATTCTGGATCATCAGCCTGATCCTTGCGCTGATCGGTCTGGCAACCCTCAAGGTCCGCTGA
- the murF gene encoding UDP-N-acetylmuramoyl-tripeptide--D-alanyl-D-alanine ligase → MSALWTAAEALGATGGRVTRDWSVTGVSIDTRSLNPGDLFVALKDQRDGHDFVADALARGAGAALVSRLPEGVDETAPLLIVPDVLEALCALGRAGRARSRARVVAVTGSVGKTSTKEMLRAVLAGQGRVHAAEASFNNHWGVPLTLARMPRETDFAVLEIGMSHPGEIAPLARLALPHVALITTIAPAHLQAFDGLAGIASEKAAVFGGLEPGGIAVYPGDLDTSPVLAAGAAGRAAAETRFGTTEGCDFRLLQVDLHDDSTVVRAEARGRALLFKIHAPGRHFATNALGVLAVAEALGIDLVVAACDLGQWRPPGGRGARLRIPLDTVEESLSVEVIDDAFNANPASMAAALEVLAAASPTDGLGRVAHGRRIAILGDMLELGPDEQAMHAGLADLEAMAHVDLVHCVGPRMRALYFALPLSRRGQWFDEADPLAARVHSLVDAGDVVLVKGSKGSRVSVVVEALKRLGQGDPGSDEEMS, encoded by the coding sequence ATGAGCGCGCTCTGGACGGCGGCAGAGGCGCTCGGGGCAACTGGCGGGCGCGTCACCCGGGACTGGTCGGTCACGGGCGTCAGTATCGATACCCGCAGCCTGAACCCCGGCGATCTCTTCGTGGCGCTGAAGGATCAGCGCGACGGCCATGATTTCGTCGCCGATGCGCTGGCGCGCGGCGCGGGGGCTGCGCTGGTGTCGCGCCTGCCCGAGGGGGTGGACGAGACCGCGCCCCTGCTGATCGTGCCCGATGTGCTGGAGGCGCTTTGCGCGCTGGGCCGGGCCGGACGCGCGCGCAGCAGGGCCCGGGTGGTCGCGGTCACGGGATCTGTCGGCAAGACCTCGACCAAGGAGATGCTGCGCGCGGTTCTGGCCGGACAGGGGCGGGTCCATGCCGCCGAGGCCAGTTTCAACAACCATTGGGGCGTGCCGCTGACGCTGGCGCGGATGCCGCGCGAGACCGATTTCGCCGTGCTCGAGATCGGCATGAGCCATCCCGGCGAGATCGCGCCGCTGGCCCGGCTGGCGCTGCCGCATGTGGCGCTGATCACCACCATCGCGCCCGCGCATCTGCAGGCCTTCGACGGGCTGGCGGGCATCGCGTCCGAGAAGGCCGCGGTCTTCGGGGGGCTGGAGCCCGGCGGGATCGCGGTCTATCCTGGCGATCTGGACACAAGCCCGGTGCTGGCCGCGGGCGCGGCCGGGCGGGCTGCGGCCGAGACCCGGTTCGGGACGACGGAGGGCTGTGATTTCCGTCTGTTGCAGGTGGATCTGCATGACGACTCGACGGTGGTGCGGGCCGAGGCGCGCGGGCGCGCTCTGCTGTTCAAGATCCATGCCCCGGGGCGCCATTTCGCGACCAATGCGCTGGGCGTGCTGGCGGTCGCCGAGGCGCTGGGCATCGATCTCGTGGTCGCGGCCTGCGATCTTGGCCAGTGGCGCCCGCCCGGCGGGCGCGGCGCGCGGCTCAGGATCCCGCTCGACACGGTCGAGGAAAGCCTCTCGGTCGAGGTGATCGACGACGCCTTCAATGCCAATCCGGCCTCGATGGCTGCTGCGCTCGAGGTGCTGGCGGCGGCCAGTCCCACCGACGGGCTCGGACGGGTGGCGCATGGCCGGCGGATCGCCATTCTGGGCGACATGCTGGAACTCGGCCCCGACGAGCAGGCGATGCATGCGGGGCTGGCCGATCTCGAGGCGATGGCGCATGTCGATCTGGTGCATTGTGTCGGGCCGCGGATGCGCGCGCTCTATTTCGCGCTGCCGCTTTCGCGCCGGGGGCAGTGGTTCGACGAAGCCGACCCTCTGGCCGCGAGGGTGCACTCGCTGGTCGATGCCGGCGATGTGGTGCTGGTCAAGGGATCGAAGGGCAGCCGCGTCTCGGTCGTGGTCGAGGCCCTGAAAAGGCTGGGGCAAGGCGACCCCGGCAGCGACGAGGAAATGTCCTGA
- a CDS encoding UDP-N-acetylmuramoyl-L-alanyl-D-glutamate--2,6-diaminopimelate ligase: protein MTIRTETTLGDLGLTAQGGRNVHITGLSVDSRDTKPGHLFAAMPGTRAHGAEFVPFALRMGAAAVLTDRAGARIAAEALAGSDAALVVAEDPRQALACAAALFYGAQPATMVAVTGTAGKTSVASFTRQIWAGLGRASCNLGTMGVQGAYQAPLSHTTPEPIMLHRLLAEMAGVGVTHAAMEASSHGLEQRRLDGVALKAAAFTNFSQDHLDYHAGFEEYFAAKAGLFDRVLPEDGTAVINIDDPRGAQMLGHARARGQTILTVGRAEEADLRILAQRYDATGQDLRFAWEGVAQQVRLDLIGGFQAENVLAAAGLAIAAGEAPRQVFAALPELATVRGRMELAATRANGATVFVDYSHKPGALAAAIASLRPHVMGRIVVVFGAGGDRDRGKRPLMGQVACKQADVVIVTDDNPRSEEPATIRAEILQGCAEAIEVGDRAEAILRGVDTLEPGDALLIAGKGHETGQIVGDAVYPFDDAEQASVAVAALDGRLA, encoded by the coding sequence ATGACAATCCGGACCGAAACGACGCTCGGCGATCTGGGGCTTACCGCCCAGGGCGGGCGAAACGTGCATATCACGGGGCTGTCGGTCGACAGCCGCGACACGAAACCGGGCCATCTCTTTGCGGCGATGCCGGGCACGCGGGCGCATGGCGCCGAATTCGTGCCCTTCGCGCTGCGGATGGGGGCGGCCGCCGTGCTGACCGACCGCGCCGGCGCGCGGATCGCCGCCGAGGCGCTGGCGGGCAGCGATGCCGCGCTGGTGGTGGCCGAGGATCCGCGTCAGGCTCTGGCCTGCGCGGCGGCACTGTTCTACGGCGCCCAGCCCGCGACCATGGTCGCGGTCACCGGCACCGCGGGCAAGACCTCGGTTGCAAGCTTCACCCGGCAGATCTGGGCCGGGCTCGGACGTGCCTCCTGCAATCTCGGCACGATGGGAGTGCAGGGGGCCTATCAGGCGCCGCTCTCGCATACCACGCCCGAGCCGATCATGCTGCACCGGCTGCTGGCCGAGATGGCAGGCGTGGGCGTCACCCATGCCGCGATGGAAGCCTCGAGCCACGGGCTTGAACAGCGGCGGCTGGACGGGGTCGCGTTGAAGGCTGCGGCCTTCACCAATTTCAGCCAGGACCATCTCGATTATCACGCGGGTTTCGAGGAATATTTCGCGGCCAAGGCGGGGCTGTTCGACCGGGTGCTGCCCGAGGACGGGACCGCGGTGATCAATATCGACGATCCGCGCGGTGCGCAGATGCTGGGCCATGCCCGGGCGCGAGGCCAGACCATCCTGACAGTCGGCCGCGCCGAAGAGGCGGATCTGCGCATTCTGGCGCAGCGCTATGACGCCACCGGCCAGGATCTGCGCTTTGCCTGGGAGGGCGTGGCGCAGCAGGTCCGGCTCGATCTGATCGGGGGCTTCCAGGCCGAGAACGTGCTGGCCGCCGCCGGGCTGGCCATCGCCGCGGGCGAGGCGCCGCGGCAGGTCTTCGCGGCCCTGCCCGAGCTTGCCACCGTGCGCGGCCGGATGGAGCTGGCTGCGACCCGCGCCAATGGCGCCACCGTCTTCGTCGATTATTCGCACAAGCCGGGCGCGTTGGCGGCGGCCATTGCCTCGCTCAGGCCTCATGTGATGGGCCGGATCGTGGTCGTCTTCGGCGCGGGCGGGGATCGCGACCGGGGCAAGCGGCCGCTGATGGGGCAGGTGGCCTGCAAACAGGCCGATGTCGTGATCGTGACGGATGACAACCCCAGATCCGAAGAGCCGGCGACGATCCGGGCGGAGATCCTGCAAGGCTGCGCCGAGGCGATCGAGGTCGGCGACCGTGCCGAGGCGATCCTGCGCGGGGTCGATACGCTCGAGCCGGGCGATGCGCTCCTGATCGCAGGGAAGGGCCACGAGACCGGCCAGATCGTCGGCGACGCGGTTTATCCCTTTGACGATGCCGAACAGGCCAGCGTCGCGGTCGCGGCGCTTGACGGGCGGCTGGCATGA
- a CDS encoding penicillin-binding protein 2, with protein MIRTPLRPLARILEARARGENPDAIERENKRLRHEKMRDQARVRAEGRLLVLGVVFCAAFAVVGVRMGILAGSVPSEPRATAPGASIVAQRADIVDRNGNILATNLATHSLYAQPPLMIDPKAVARELAAIFPDLDEARMVKDFTGNRKFVWIKKKLSPEQMQLVHDIGDPGLSFGPREMRLYPNGALAAHILGGAGFGREGVQSAEVIGVAGVERYFDEYLRDPANGGQPLRLSIDLTVQAAVERVLAGGMKLMSAKGAAAILMDVHSGEILSMVSLPDFDPNERPRQLVKGDPSDSPLFNRAVQGVYELGSTFKPLTVSQALDEGIVNPNTMIDTKGPLVWGRFRINDFHNYGSSLSVTTVLVKSSNIGTARIAQRIGGERQRAFLTRLGLLDPSPVELVEAAGTRPLLPANWSELSTMTISYGHGVSTSPLNLAAAYSTIANGGLLVRPTLLAGGDKPGERVISEETSRQIRKMLREVVVHGTASFGEVPGYRVGGKTGTADKPKPTGGYYDKKVIATFASMFPAEAPQYVLIVTLDEPQDTTGPKPRRTAGWTAVPVAAEVIRRAAPLLGLRPEIEQAPGFGVTLTAN; from the coding sequence ATGATCCGGACACCGCTGCGCCCGCTGGCGCGCATTCTGGAAGCCCGCGCCAGGGGCGAGAATCCCGATGCCATCGAGCGCGAGAACAAGCGCCTGCGCCACGAGAAGATGCGCGACCAGGCCCGGGTCCGGGCCGAGGGGCGCCTGCTGGTGCTGGGGGTGGTGTTCTGCGCGGCCTTCGCGGTGGTCGGCGTGCGGATGGGGATTCTGGCGGGATCGGTTCCCTCCGAGCCGCGCGCCACCGCCCCGGGCGCCTCGATCGTGGCCCAGCGCGCCGATATCGTCGATCGCAACGGCAATATCCTTGCCACCAATCTCGCCACCCATTCGCTTTATGCCCAGCCGCCGCTGATGATCGATCCGAAGGCGGTGGCGCGCGAACTGGCCGCGATCTTCCCCGATCTCGACGAGGCGCGGATGGTGAAGGATTTCACCGGCAACCGCAAATTCGTCTGGATCAAGAAGAAGCTCAGCCCCGAGCAGATGCAGCTCGTGCATGACATCGGCGATCCGGGCCTGTCCTTCGGCCCGCGCGAGATGCGGCTCTATCCCAACGGGGCGCTGGCTGCGCATATCCTCGGAGGCGCCGGCTTCGGCCGCGAGGGCGTGCAGTCGGCCGAGGTGATCGGCGTGGCCGGGGTCGAGCGCTATTTCGACGAATATCTGCGCGATCCGGCCAATGGCGGCCAGCCGCTCCGGCTGTCGATCGACCTGACGGTGCAGGCCGCGGTCGAGCGGGTTCTGGCGGGCGGCATGAAGCTGATGAGCGCCAAGGGCGCGGCCGCGATCCTGATGGATGTGCATAGCGGCGAGATCCTGTCGATGGTCTCGCTGCCCGATTTCGATCCGAACGAGCGTCCGCGCCAGCTGGTCAAGGGCGATCCCTCCGACAGCCCGCTTTTCAACCGCGCGGTGCAGGGGGTCTACGAGCTTGGCTCGACCTTCAAGCCTCTTACCGTGTCGCAGGCGCTGGACGAGGGCATCGTCAACCCGAATACCATGATCGACACCAAGGGGCCGCTGGTCTGGGGGCGGTTCCGGATCAACGACTTCCACAATTACGGTTCGAGCCTGTCGGTGACCACGGTGCTGGTGAAAAGCTCGAATATCGGCACCGCCCGGATCGCACAGCGGATCGGCGGCGAGCGTCAGCGGGCGTTCCTCACCCGTCTCGGGCTGCTGGACCCCTCGCCGGTCGAACTGGTCGAGGCGGCCGGGACCAGGCCGCTCTTGCCCGCGAACTGGAGCGAGCTGTCGACGATGACGATTTCCTACGGGCACGGGGTGTCGACCAGCCCGCTCAATCTGGCGGCGGCCTATTCGACCATCGCAAATGGCGGTCTTCTGGTCCGGCCGACGCTTCTGGCGGGCGGCGACAAGCCGGGCGAGCGGGTGATTTCCGAGGAAACCTCGCGCCAGATCCGCAAGATGCTGCGCGAGGTGGTGGTGCATGGCACGGCCTCCTTCGGCGAGGTGCCGGGCTATCGGGTGGGGGGCAAGACCGGTACTGCCGACAAGCCCAAGCCCACCGGCGGCTATTACGACAAGAAGGTGATCGCGACCTTTGCCAGCATGTTCCCGGCCGAGGCGCCGCAATATGTGCTGATCGTCACCCTCGACGAGCCGCAGGACACCACCGGTCCCAAACCGCGCCGCACCGCGGGCTGGACCGCGGTGCCGGTCGCCGCCGAAGTCATCCGGCGCGCCGCGCCGCTTCTGGGGCTCCGGCCCGAGATTGAACAGGCGCCGGGCTTCGGCGTAACACTGACCGCGAACTGA
- the rsmH gene encoding 16S rRNA (cytosine(1402)-N(4))-methyltransferase RsmH has protein sequence MAAADRSAPADPPHIPVLLRPLLGAVAPVSGLWLDGTFGAGGYSRGLLEAGADRVIGVDRDPSVADLAASWAADWGERLRLVEGVFSELDLHADAPLDGVVLDLGVSSMQLDQAERGFSFAKDGPLDMRMGAGGLSAADLVATASETALADILFHYGEERASRRIARAIVKARAVAPIVTTAQLAEVVARCLPPHRPGQTHPATRSFQAIRIAVNDELGELVRGLEAAERALKPGGKLAVVTFHSLEDRIVKRYLQARSGQGAGGSRYAPETRPEPARFDLVTRRAVAPDPVELEANPRARSAKLRVAIRTDRPAGAADRSQLGLPKIMEE, from the coding sequence ATGGCTGCTGCGGACCGTTCCGCCCCTGCCGACCCGCCGCATATCCCGGTCCTGCTGCGCCCCCTGCTTGGGGCGGTGGCGCCGGTCTCGGGGCTGTGGCTCGACGGCACCTTCGGCGCGGGCGGCTACAGTCGCGGGCTGCTGGAAGCCGGGGCCGACCGGGTGATCGGGGTCGACCGCGACCCCAGCGTCGCCGATCTGGCCGCCTCCTGGGCTGCGGACTGGGGCGAGCGGCTGCGGCTGGTCGAGGGGGTTTTCTCCGAGCTCGACCTCCATGCCGATGCCCCGCTCGACGGGGTGGTGCTGGATCTCGGCGTCTCCTCGATGCAGCTCGATCAGGCCGAGCGCGGGTTTTCCTTTGCCAAGGACGGTCCGCTCGACATGCGTATGGGCGCCGGGGGCCTGTCGGCCGCCGATCTGGTCGCCACCGCCTCCGAGACCGCCCTGGCCGACATCCTGTTTCACTATGGCGAGGAACGCGCCTCGCGCCGGATCGCGCGGGCCATCGTCAAGGCCCGGGCGGTTGCGCCCATCGTGACCACGGCGCAACTGGCCGAGGTGGTGGCGCGCTGCCTGCCGCCCCACCGGCCGGGCCAGACACATCCGGCGACCCGGAGCTTCCAGGCGATCCGGATCGCGGTGAACGATGAGCTTGGCGAGCTGGTCCGTGGGCTGGAAGCCGCCGAGCGGGCGCTGAAACCCGGCGGAAAACTGGCGGTCGTCACCTTCCATTCCCTTGAAGACCGCATCGTCAAGCGGTATCTGCAGGCGCGCTCGGGGCAGGGCGCGGGCGGCAGCCGCTATGCGCCCGAGACCAGGCCCGAGCCCGCGCGTTTCGATCTTGTCACCCGCCGCGCGGTGGCGCCCGATCCGGTCGAGCTCGAGGCCAATCCGCGCGCGCGCTCGGCCAAGCTGAGGGTGGCGATCCGTACCGACAGGCCGGCGGGGGCGGCCGATCGCAGCCAGCTCGGTCTGCCGAAGATCATGGAGGAGTAG